The Anas platyrhynchos isolate ZD024472 breed Pekin duck chromosome 34, IASCAAS_PekinDuck_T2T, whole genome shotgun sequence genome contains a region encoding:
- the LOC140000868 gene encoding ATPase family AAA domain-containing protein 2-like: protein MHAEVISFRKGRKSSQEGEGARGSSIVSTLLTLMDGTDNRGEIVVIGATNRLDSIDPALRRPGRFGREFFFNLPNKEARKEIFKIRTRDWTPKPPDMLLDELAEKCIGYCGADIKSLCTEAALCSLRRCYPQIYASREKLLLDVNSIKIKAKDFFMALKKVVPASNRIVASPRQALSPIFKPLFKRSGANILQVVQKIFPHAQLALKEDRQQGITTTSRRPRLLIVGKEGYGQVSYVAPVVLHALEKFPVHTLDLSVLLTNVAPPEEICGQLIRNAQKTAPSIIYVPDIHLWWDNVGPALKLTFLTLTLPAFSPVLLLATSDVRHSDLPEEIQKLFNKEFGEVCNIELPGRAERAAFFEDLILNQVAKPPVKKTVDRTSEVLPVAPPAEPQKPQEEEVGMLEEEEEDTLRELRIFLRDVTHRLATDRRFREFAKPVDPQKVPDYATRIKEPMDLSTGLTQIDSCQYPAAGDYLKDIDLICNNALEYYPDQRSTIKVCKISDCHRAYVLQDTAYSMVRNKMDTEFGRLCEQIKESREKRACAPCDNSKSPQQNPATEDDKPDEESNENEAMTAAPVDASTPISNGASERKCRRNNCAHAAAKRRRSSQFDTENRVPTDDQNDSDEEEFVDKHVSDICQVKLNTEKESAKLCGYSPPRWGTITNENPSSNALKSHHTVYSVMMLLL, encoded by the exons atgcatgcagaagtcatctcgTTTCGGAAGGGCAGAAAGTCCtcccaagaaggggaaggagcaagaggaag ttccattgtttcaactcttctgacgcttatggatggcacagataacagaggggagatcgtggtaatcggagctaccaacagactggattctatagatcctgctttacgaagaccaggacgctttggcagagagttcttcttcaacttgccaaataaagag gctagaaaagaaattttcaagattcgtactcgtgactggacccctaagccaccggacatgttgcttgatgaactagctgagaaatgcattg gatactgtggtgcagatatcaaatctttatgtactgaagctgcgctgtgctctctacgtcgatgctatcctcagatttatgcaagtagggagaagttgctactagacgttaattctattaaaataaaagcaaaggactttttcatggctctgaagaaggttgttccggcatcaaacaggatcgtggcttcacccagacaagcactatcacccattttcaagccactttttaaaagatcaggagcgaatattttacaagttgtgcagaagatcttcccgcatgcacagctcgcactaaaggaggaccgacagcaaggtataaccaca acatcacgccggccccgtctgctaatagtaggaaaagaagggtacggccaggtttcttacgtggcacccgtggtgttgcatgctttggagaagtttcccgttcacaccctggacctttctgttctgcttacaaacgttGCACCGCCAGAAGAGATCTGCGgacag ctgatccgaaatgctcagaagacagcaccaagcataatttatgtcccagatatccatttatggtgggacaacgttggacctgccttgaaacttacttttctaactctaactcttccagcattttcgccagttttgctgcttgctacgtctgatgtacgtcactcagatctcccagaagag atccaaaaattatttaataaggaatttggagaagtgtgcaatattgagttgcctggtagggcagagagagcagctttttttgaggacctaattctaaatcaagtggctaagcctcctgtaaagaaaacag ttgatcggacatcggaagtcctgcctgtagcaccaccagctgagcctcagaagccacaagaggaagaagtagggatgctggaggaggaagaggaggataccttgcgtgaacttagaattttcttgagggacgttactcacagacttgccactgacagacgtttcagggaatttgcaaagcccgttgacccacagaag gtacctgactatgccacaaggattaaagagccgATGGATCTTTCAACAGGTCTGACTCAAATTGACTCGTGCCAGTACCCCGCTGCAGGagactatctgaaggacatcgatctaatctgtaacaatgccttagagtactacccagatcaaagatctacaa ttaaagtctgtaaaatttcagattgtcacagagcctatgttttgcaagacactgcatattcaatggtgaggaacaaaatggatacagagtttggacgactttgtgaacaaattaaagaatctcgtgagaaaagag CATGTGCTCCATGTGACAactccaagtcaccacagcagaaccctgctactgaagacgacaaaccagatgaagagagtaatgaaaatgaggcgatgacagcggcacctgtagatgccagtacacccatttctaatg gtgcgtcagaaagaaagtgcagaaggaacaactgtgcgcatgctgcagcaaagcgaagaaggagttctcaattcgatacagagaacagagtaccaacagatgaccaaaacgatagtgatgaagaagagtttgtggacaaacatgtttctgacatctgtcaagtaaaacttaacactgaaaaggaaagtgctaagctttgtggatattccccaccaagatggggaactataactaatgaaaatccaagttcaaatg ctctcaaaagtcaccacacagtttattccgtaatgatgttgctcctctaa